One genomic region from Vibrio sp. STUT-A11 encodes:
- a CDS encoding alpha/beta fold hydrolase — MSDKIYFNTSQRFSVKRSLVNISTRLHHTLAPSHAKSTARKLLLTPVRTKPKNAEPQGLVKGEIQGFDGVIKTYSLGSGPIWVLTHGWSGTASQFFPLMEHIAAKGFTALAYDHPAHGESEGQYGHIPGFIRGLEDVLDSVGEIAGLIGHSMGTASALECRHSKLENKPLLLIAPVLNYVENLFGSIARSGYSMKLFNAVVSEVEAQFDYPLQSIDPLKRLAERECETIIVHDEQDKFTKHSISAKAAQDIVHVELVTTQGQGHGRVMKCEQVFQSFERLIELQA, encoded by the coding sequence ATGAGCGACAAAATTTACTTTAATACTTCGCAGCGTTTTAGCGTCAAACGCAGTCTGGTTAATATCAGTACCCGTCTGCACCATACGCTGGCACCGTCACACGCCAAAAGTACCGCGAGAAAGCTTCTTTTGACGCCGGTGCGTACTAAACCGAAAAATGCCGAGCCTCAAGGTCTGGTCAAAGGGGAGATCCAAGGTTTTGATGGCGTGATTAAAACCTATTCGCTTGGCTCTGGCCCTATTTGGGTTCTGACTCACGGCTGGTCAGGAACCGCGAGCCAGTTTTTTCCTCTGATGGAACATATTGCTGCTAAAGGGTTTACGGCACTGGCCTATGACCATCCTGCTCACGGTGAGAGTGAAGGTCAGTACGGCCACATTCCCGGGTTTATTCGCGGCCTGGAAGATGTGTTAGATTCAGTTGGCGAGATAGCTGGCTTGATCGGGCACAGTATGGGAACGGCTTCTGCACTTGAATGTCGACACAGTAAGCTGGAGAACAAGCCACTTTTGCTCATTGCGCCCGTTCTAAATTACGTAGAAAACCTGTTTGGTAGTATTGCGCGCTCTGGCTATTCCATGAAGCTGTTCAATGCGGTGGTATCCGAAGTGGAAGCGCAGTTTGATTACCCGTTGCAGTCGATTGATCCGCTGAAACGCCTAGCTGAGCGTGAGTGTGAGACGATTATTGTTCACGATGAGCAAGACAAGTTCACCAAACACAGTATCTCTGCGAAAGCAGCACAGGATATCGTTCATGTTGAGTTGGTTACTACTCAGGGCCAAGGCCATGGCCGAGTCATGAAGTGCGAGCAAGTATTCCAAAGCTTTGAACGCTTAATTGAGCTGCAGGCGTAG
- a CDS encoding pyrimidine/purine nucleoside phosphorylase — MSIKENSYFAGGVKSLGFSQHEQEVSVGVMLPGEYTFGTQAPERMTVVKGALIVKRVGETDWTTYNSSESFDVEGNSSFELQVKDATAYLCEYL; from the coding sequence ATGAGTATCAAGGAAAACAGCTATTTTGCAGGCGGTGTGAAGTCACTAGGTTTTAGTCAACACGAGCAAGAAGTGAGTGTCGGTGTTATGCTTCCGGGAGAGTACACGTTTGGTACACAAGCTCCAGAACGCATGACAGTAGTGAAAGGTGCCCTTATTGTTAAACGTGTAGGTGAAACTGACTGGACAACATACAACAGCAGCGAGTCTTTTGATGTTGAAGGCAACTCATCGTTTGAACTACAAGTTAAAGATGCGACAGCGTACTTGTGTGAATATCTATAA
- a CDS encoding GGDEF domain-containing protein, whose translation MSTLAGARLEEMADIRATRKKKIVFICSSIAATCLVYGAIVQAFEQHWGLCLLHALSALACFAICYMIKVQKHHQYADLLLSAVLMLEGLLLLLFNDAPSGKILWLYPIVATLILINEFKVGLLFSCTYILFIFFGIAFLDRLPTATPMIERRFMLTLIAISFVCHTFSYYYAKVLNYIQILYREGIEELAYFDQLTSLANRWSFETWARQKLSEIDRYKTKGLTAVIFLDLDNFKLINDNYGHDVGDHVLKTFASRLKESARIAGHTPPKNDYSIARFAGDEFVLLLHDVPNKESLDEVLKRIVNVFSNRSLDYDLINEITMSVGAAIYKQDANDLSELIRCADKAMYVAKHTGKNQYAYYEDCVQLEELSTQPLRQPEIGEVY comes from the coding sequence ATGTCGACATTGGCAGGGGCACGCTTAGAAGAGATGGCGGATATCCGCGCAACGAGAAAAAAGAAGATTGTTTTTATATGCTCGAGCATCGCCGCAACTTGCCTAGTCTATGGTGCGATTGTTCAAGCATTTGAGCAGCACTGGGGGCTGTGTTTGCTCCATGCTTTATCTGCGCTTGCCTGCTTTGCGATTTGCTACATGATAAAAGTACAAAAGCATCACCAGTATGCCGATCTACTTTTAAGCGCAGTACTCATGCTAGAAGGTTTGCTGTTACTACTGTTTAATGATGCGCCTTCAGGGAAGATTTTGTGGCTGTATCCAATTGTCGCAACCCTCATTCTTATCAACGAGTTTAAAGTTGGGCTTCTCTTTAGCTGTACCTACATACTCTTTATTTTTTTCGGCATCGCTTTTCTGGATAGATTACCAACCGCCACTCCTATGATTGAACGTCGGTTTATGTTGACGTTGATTGCGATTAGCTTTGTTTGTCATACATTTTCTTATTACTACGCCAAGGTTCTGAATTACATTCAAATCCTCTACCGAGAAGGCATTGAGGAGCTGGCCTATTTTGACCAACTGACCAGTTTGGCCAATCGCTGGAGCTTTGAAACTTGGGCACGACAAAAACTGAGCGAAATCGATCGCTATAAAACCAAAGGATTAACCGCCGTTATCTTCCTCGATCTCGACAACTTTAAACTCATCAATGACAACTATGGCCATGACGTTGGTGATCACGTTCTAAAGACATTTGCATCTCGATTGAAAGAGAGCGCTCGCATAGCTGGCCACACTCCCCCGAAGAATGATTATTCTATCGCTCGGTTTGCCGGTGATGAATTTGTCTTGCTACTACACGATGTGCCTAACAAAGAAAGTTTGGACGAAGTGTTAAAACGCATTGTTAATGTATTCTCAAACCGCTCTCTAGATTACGACCTCATTAATGAAATCACGATGAGTGTCGGGGCTGCGATTTATAAACAAGATGCAAACGACTTATCGGAGCTGATTCGATGTGCAGATAAAGCCATGTATGTAGCAAAACACACCGGAAAAAATCAGTACGCCTACTATGAAGATTGTGTGCAGTTGGAAGAATTGAGCACCCAACCATTGCGTCAACCAGAAATCGGAGAGGTTTATTAG
- a CDS encoding MATE family efflux transporter, whose amino-acid sequence MPKSQNINQRMSIVTLAWPILVEILLRTALGTSDVFMLSGYSDKAVSAVGVITQLTFFLIIVSTFVSSGTGILIAQYNGADREKDSVDVGVASVVLSVIVGIFLSVIAVLGAIFFLPYYGLEAQVEEYARNYLLISGSLTFNVTIGIVLTTILRSHGFSRSPMVVNLLSGVLNIAGNYIALYQPFGLPVYGVEGVAVATVVSQVVGTLMLLVVVARSSIQLPMSTMKKVPADIYKKILKIGGMNAGEVLSYNIAQICIVYFVVQMGTASLAAFTYAQNIARFSFAFALAIGQAAQIQTGYYIGKGWVSSILKRIQIYFLVGFVASTVATSVIYVFREDILRVFTDQPEILALAGSLVLGSILLEAGRVFNLIFIAGLKGAGDIKFPVQMGIVSMWGLGVLFSYVLGIHMGYGVMGAWMAIALDEWVRGIIMARRWRSQVWTKFKVS is encoded by the coding sequence ATGCCTAAAAGCCAGAACATCAACCAGCGTATGTCCATTGTGACACTCGCCTGGCCGATACTCGTGGAAATTTTGCTAAGGACGGCTTTAGGAACCAGTGACGTATTCATGCTGAGTGGTTACTCAGACAAAGCGGTATCAGCGGTTGGTGTTATCACCCAATTGACGTTTTTTCTGATCATTGTTTCAACATTTGTGAGCAGTGGGACGGGCATCTTAATTGCACAATACAATGGCGCTGATCGTGAGAAAGACTCAGTTGATGTCGGTGTCGCTAGTGTGGTGCTGTCGGTGATTGTGGGGATATTCCTCAGCGTGATAGCGGTACTTGGTGCGATATTCTTTTTGCCATATTACGGCCTTGAAGCCCAAGTGGAAGAATACGCGCGCAATTACTTGTTGATCAGTGGCTCGCTGACATTCAATGTCACCATTGGCATCGTGCTAACCACGATTCTGCGTAGTCACGGTTTTTCGCGCTCACCAATGGTGGTTAACCTACTCAGTGGCGTGCTAAACATTGCAGGTAACTACATCGCGTTGTATCAGCCGTTTGGTTTACCCGTTTATGGCGTAGAGGGCGTTGCCGTTGCGACCGTCGTGAGCCAAGTCGTAGGAACATTGATGTTGTTGGTGGTTGTGGCGCGTTCGAGTATCCAGTTACCCATGTCGACCATGAAAAAAGTGCCGGCGGACATCTATAAAAAGATTTTGAAGATTGGCGGTATGAATGCGGGTGAGGTGTTGTCTTACAACATTGCGCAAATCTGTATTGTGTACTTTGTGGTACAGATGGGTACGGCTTCGTTGGCGGCATTTACCTATGCGCAGAATATTGCGCGTTTTTCTTTTGCTTTTGCACTGGCGATTGGTCAGGCAGCGCAGATTCAAACTGGTTATTACATTGGTAAAGGTTGGGTGAGCAGCATCCTGAAGCGTATTCAGATTTATTTCTTGGTGGGCTTTGTTGCTTCTACTGTTGCGACGAGCGTGATTTACGTATTCCGAGAAGACATTCTCCGCGTGTTTACTGACCAGCCTGAAATCCTTGCTCTTGCTGGCTCATTGGTTCTGGGATCAATCCTGTTGGAAGCCGGACGTGTGTTTAACCTGATCTTCATTGCCGGTTTAAAAGGTGCCGGTGACATTAAATTCCCGGTGCAAATGGGTATCGTAAGTATGTGGGGTTTAGGCGTGTTGTTCTCTTACGTGCTTGGTATTCACATGGGCTACGGTGTAATGGGAGCCTGGATGGCCATTGCTTTGGATGAATGGGTTCGAGGCATCATCATGGCAAGACGCTGGCGTTCACAAGTGTGGACGAAATTTAAAGTCAGTTAA
- a CDS encoding pseudouridine synthase: MHSPEHCFTRFTADISGYELPEQFTFPFYYTPHPLCVLAAGQLQRHLLTQNDFDHDFGLDNEQAGRGKMFGVLLVQNQQGELGYLSAFSGKIADQNLLPRFVPPVYDMLTDEGFFRVETDAINAINAEYKQCAGNPELTELKVEIQADRTTYQQEEQAQRQIMIDGRANRKLQRKQGEKSLSPDKLHTLLDELGKQSVAEKNALKHLKMAWDEKLAVKEQRLATLKHELSELKERRKTLSNALQHKLHRQYRFLNCLKQERDLVDIFANTTNPVPPAGAGECAAPKLLQYAFKHGFKPLALAEFWWGESPKSEVRQHKKFYPSCNSKCQPILGHMLQGMNVEPNPLAENWAEDKELEILYQDEAMVVVNKPSGLLSVPGKTIKDSAYTRLQAMFPDVEGPFVIHRLDMATSGILVFALTKRANKSLQKQFMARGVQKRYMALLEGELSDAEGDISLPMRGDPEDRPRQLVCFEHGKPAETHWQLIEVNNGRSKVYMYPKTGRTHQLRVHSAHHMGLNMPMVGDGLYGEKADRLHLHAEMLELDHPYSKQRMSFHADCEF; the protein is encoded by the coding sequence ATGCACTCGCCTGAACATTGCTTTACTCGTTTTACTGCTGATATTTCTGGCTATGAGTTACCAGAGCAGTTTACGTTTCCGTTCTATTACACACCACATCCTCTATGCGTATTAGCCGCTGGACAATTGCAACGGCACTTACTCACGCAGAACGATTTTGATCATGACTTTGGTCTGGATAACGAGCAAGCAGGACGCGGCAAAATGTTCGGCGTGCTTTTGGTGCAAAATCAACAAGGTGAACTAGGGTATCTCAGTGCCTTTTCGGGCAAGATCGCCGATCAAAACTTGCTGCCCAGATTTGTGCCACCAGTGTATGACATGCTGACAGATGAAGGTTTTTTCCGCGTAGAAACTGACGCCATCAATGCAATCAATGCCGAATACAAACAGTGTGCAGGTAACCCAGAATTAACTGAGCTAAAAGTTGAAATTCAAGCTGATCGTACTACCTACCAGCAAGAAGAACAGGCGCAACGCCAAATCATGATAGACGGCCGCGCGAATCGAAAACTACAGCGTAAACAGGGCGAGAAATCGCTAAGTCCCGATAAGCTACATACGTTGTTAGACGAGTTGGGTAAGCAAAGTGTGGCCGAGAAAAATGCGCTCAAACACCTCAAGATGGCGTGGGATGAAAAACTGGCAGTGAAAGAGCAGCGTTTAGCCACTTTAAAACATGAACTTTCAGAACTTAAAGAGCGCCGTAAAACGCTGTCTAACGCGCTACAACACAAACTGCACAGACAATACCGCTTTCTTAACTGTCTGAAGCAAGAACGCGATTTAGTGGACATTTTCGCTAACACCACAAATCCTGTACCACCAGCTGGTGCTGGTGAATGTGCTGCCCCAAAACTGCTTCAATACGCGTTTAAACATGGCTTTAAACCGCTGGCGCTGGCCGAGTTCTGGTGGGGGGAATCACCAAAGTCCGAAGTACGCCAGCACAAGAAGTTTTACCCATCGTGCAACAGTAAGTGCCAACCGATACTGGGCCACATGCTGCAAGGTATGAACGTCGAACCCAACCCGCTGGCTGAAAACTGGGCAGAAGACAAAGAGCTGGAAATTCTCTATCAGGACGAAGCCATGGTAGTAGTAAACAAGCCATCAGGTTTGCTGTCTGTTCCGGGCAAAACCATCAAAGACTCGGCGTACACACGACTACAAGCCATGTTTCCCGATGTGGAAGGTCCTTTTGTCATTCACCGTTTAGATATGGCGACGTCAGGCATCTTGGTGTTTGCGTTAACCAAACGCGCCAACAAGAGCTTACAGAAGCAGTTCATGGCTCGTGGCGTACAAAAACGCTATATGGCTCTGCTGGAAGGTGAACTTAGTGATGCCGAGGGTGATATATCATTACCCATGCGCGGCGATCCAGAAGACCGTCCACGTCAATTGGTTTGCTTTGAACATGGTAAACCTGCGGAGACACACTGGCAGTTGATTGAAGTTAACAATGGCCGTAGCAAGGTGTATATGTACCCTAAAACTGGCCGTACCCACCAACTGCGTGTCCACAGCGCACATCACATGGGATTAAATATGCCAATGGTCGGCGATGGCCTATATGGTGAAAAAGCTGATCGCTTGCATCTGCATGCAGAAATGCTGGAACTGGATCATCCATACAGCAAACAACGCATGAGCTTCCATGCCGATTGTGAGTTTTAA
- a CDS encoding HAD family hydrolase → MSQANIKFIASDMDGTLLDQYGRLDPEFFDVFLRLEEKGILFSAASGRQYYSLRDTFAPIQDRILYVAENGTLVIHKDKELYSCTIPKPEVAEIIKAVRGIEGAHIVLCGKRSAYIEIQDQKTLEEFQKYYHRCENVDDLLEVDDEFIKVAICHFDGSEELVFPTMNAQFGESHKVVVSAKIWLDVMNAKASKGAAIEYLQQTMNFTPAETMTFGDYLNDLEMLQASEHSYAVANAHEEIKKVARFSAPSNQESGVLTVLKEKFLNN, encoded by the coding sequence ATGTCACAAGCTAACATTAAATTTATCGCCTCCGATATGGACGGCACGTTACTCGATCAGTACGGTCGTTTGGACCCTGAGTTCTTCGATGTGTTTTTACGATTAGAAGAAAAAGGGATTTTGTTTTCAGCTGCCTCTGGTCGTCAGTACTATAGCTTGCGTGACACTTTTGCTCCGATTCAAGACCGCATTCTGTACGTGGCAGAAAATGGCACTTTGGTGATACATAAAGACAAAGAACTCTATAGCTGTACGATTCCGAAACCTGAAGTGGCAGAGATAATCAAAGCGGTGCGTGGCATAGAAGGGGCACACATTGTTTTGTGTGGTAAGCGCTCGGCTTATATTGAAATTCAAGATCAAAAAACACTCGAAGAGTTTCAAAAGTACTACCATCGCTGTGAAAACGTCGACGATTTGCTTGAGGTTGATGATGAGTTCATCAAAGTTGCGATCTGCCATTTTGACGGCTCAGAAGAGTTAGTCTTCCCGACGATGAATGCTCAGTTTGGTGAGTCACACAAAGTTGTTGTTAGTGCCAAAATCTGGTTAGACGTGATGAACGCAAAAGCTTCCAAAGGTGCGGCCATTGAGTATCTTCAACAAACCATGAATTTTACACCCGCAGAGACGATGACATTTGGTGATTATCTGAATGATTTGGAGATGCTGCAAGCGAGCGAACACTCGTATGCGGTAGCCAATGCTCATGAAGAGATTAAGAAAGTTGCCCGTTTCTCGGCGCCAAGTAATCAGGAATCTGGTGTGCTGACTGTGCTGAAAGAAAAATTTCTGAACAACTAG
- a CDS encoding GGDEF domain-containing protein, producing MKLSDTYPIIAQKWRYTTLSKALLLVFATSLLLANVMLLQQTRALAQNFTDEQKQATWFLFQLSKELSELVGEARRLDDNIQDINGAELQYELAWSRFDLLINSDDAYTFFSRNNIQQYFVELFEQFKDLEPFLVEARTGDRQAAAQFYRSTQTLYLDLVDFVNQNFRLTSKVYEAQKGETQRLVQAQYMLFATFVLSTLSLIYFFYRESSFHRKLALSDPLTRLGNRSALFVTLRKNMQQKNTFYLCILDLNGFKKINDTHGHQAGDKVLRAIANRLKSMEINNFTTYRMGGDEFAIVVQDKAISEEEIKRHINAVFDDPVLKTENDHQLSTSIGIARYPMDSDNIDFLINIADKRMYKMKFQR from the coding sequence ATGAAGTTATCAGACACCTACCCAATTATAGCCCAAAAGTGGCGATATACGACACTCAGCAAAGCACTGCTGTTAGTCTTTGCTACCTCTTTATTACTTGCAAATGTCATGTTGCTTCAACAAACTCGTGCATTAGCGCAAAACTTTACTGATGAGCAAAAGCAAGCCACGTGGTTTTTGTTTCAGCTTTCTAAAGAACTGTCTGAACTGGTTGGGGAAGCACGTAGGCTCGATGACAACATTCAAGATATCAATGGAGCAGAGCTGCAGTATGAACTCGCATGGAGTCGCTTTGATTTACTCATCAACAGTGATGACGCATACACTTTCTTTTCGCGTAACAATATCCAGCAGTATTTTGTAGAACTCTTCGAACAGTTTAAAGATCTGGAACCTTTTCTTGTCGAGGCGAGAACCGGCGATCGTCAAGCAGCAGCTCAGTTTTATCGCTCAACTCAAACGCTGTACTTGGACTTAGTGGACTTTGTAAATCAAAACTTCCGACTCACCAGCAAAGTATATGAGGCACAAAAAGGTGAAACACAGCGACTAGTACAAGCACAATATATGCTGTTTGCGACGTTTGTTTTATCGACACTCTCACTTATTTACTTCTTTTACCGCGAATCAAGTTTCCACAGAAAATTGGCCCTCAGCGATCCTCTAACTAGGCTTGGCAACCGAAGCGCGCTGTTTGTGACGCTTAGAAAAAACATGCAACAAAAAAACACGTTTTATCTTTGTATCCTGGACTTAAACGGATTTAAAAAAATTAATGATACTCACGGACACCAAGCTGGCGACAAAGTTTTACGAGCTATCGCTAACCGGCTAAAGTCGATGGAGATCAATAATTTTACCACTTACCGAATGGGTGGTGATGAGTTTGCCATCGTCGTTCAGGACAAAGCCATCAGCGAAGAAGAAATAAAGCGTCATATTAATGCCGTGTTTGATGACCCGGTACTAAAAACAGAAAACGATCATCAGCTTTCGACCAGTATTGGTATCGCGCGCTATCCGATGGATAGCGATAATATCGACTTCCTTATCAATATCGCAGATAAACGCATGTACAAGATGAAATTCCAAAGATAG
- a CDS encoding oxidoreductase: MKKILVLGLLCFAPLISAHTVSFSNGPQNSSVALELEDIQSLPATTYTTELPWSKGESEFTGVKLSTLLTHVYGDIPEEIDIGGLNNYHAIVRRPDIVKYQPILAYQKDQHYIKIRDKGPYWIVYPLNLYPELNRSAYHAQMVWQVNNIKLIKK; encoded by the coding sequence ATGAAAAAGATACTCGTATTAGGCTTGCTGTGTTTTGCCCCCCTCATTTCTGCACATACCGTTTCATTTAGTAACGGTCCGCAAAACTCCAGTGTTGCGCTGGAGTTAGAAGACATTCAATCGTTGCCAGCCACTACCTACACCACCGAACTACCCTGGAGTAAAGGGGAATCTGAGTTTACTGGTGTAAAACTGAGTACCTTACTGACTCACGTATACGGTGATATCCCAGAAGAAATCGATATCGGTGGTTTAAACAATTACCACGCAATTGTTAGGCGACCTGATATTGTTAAATATCAACCGATACTGGCCTATCAAAAAGACCAACATTACATAAAAATCAGAGACAAAGGCCCCTATTGGATTGTATATCCGCTAAACCTGTACCCAGAATTAAATCGCTCGGCATACCATGCTCAAATGGTCTGGCAGGTGAATAATATTAAATTGATAAAGAAATAA
- the fghA gene encoding S-formylglutathione hydrolase — protein MMIENVSQAKVFGGWHKQYTHESSSLNCQMRFAIFLPPNATKSHPVPVLYWLSGLTCSDENFMQKAGAFRMAAELGIAIVAPDTSPRGEGVADDENYDLGQGAGFYLNATQAPWSQHYFMYDYITKELPAIIENNFPVSDVKSISGHSMGGHGALTIGLKNADQYRSISAFSPISNPMQCPWGQKAFTAYLGTDIENWKQYDASELLKQTRSPLAILVDQGDADGFLSEQLKPEVLVAAANKHDSELTLRMQPGYDHSYYFISSFIDDHLNFHAKYLFE, from the coding sequence ATGATGATAGAAAACGTAAGTCAGGCCAAAGTTTTTGGTGGCTGGCACAAACAATACACTCACGAATCGAGTTCGCTGAATTGCCAAATGCGCTTCGCGATTTTCCTGCCGCCAAACGCGACAAAATCCCACCCAGTACCAGTACTCTACTGGCTATCGGGACTCACTTGTAGCGATGAAAACTTCATGCAGAAAGCTGGCGCATTTCGTATGGCTGCCGAGCTTGGCATCGCCATTGTTGCGCCTGACACCAGCCCCCGCGGAGAAGGTGTGGCAGATGATGAAAATTACGACCTCGGTCAAGGTGCCGGTTTTTATCTTAATGCAACTCAGGCGCCTTGGTCTCAGCACTACTTCATGTATGACTACATCACCAAAGAACTGCCAGCTATCATTGAGAACAACTTCCCAGTTTCTGATGTTAAGTCTATTTCTGGCCACAGCATGGGTGGGCATGGTGCACTGACTATCGGCCTAAAAAATGCCGATCAGTATCGCTCAATCTCAGCCTTTAGCCCTATCAGTAACCCGATGCAGTGTCCTTGGGGTCAAAAAGCCTTTACTGCTTATTTGGGTACCGATATCGAAAACTGGAAACAATATGATGCGAGTGAACTACTGAAACAAACTCGATCACCTTTGGCAATTCTGGTCGATCAGGGAGACGCAGATGGGTTCCTGAGTGAACAGCTTAAACCTGAAGTTCTCGTTGCGGCAGCTAACAAACATGACTCAGAATTAACGCTTCGAATGCAACCTGGATATGATCACAGTTACTACTTCATCTCGAGCTTTATTGATGACCATTTGAACTTCCATGCGAAGTATTTGTTCGAGTAA
- a CDS encoding S-(hydroxymethyl)glutathione dehydrogenase/class III alcohol dehydrogenase, which translates to MALEIKPGQTSIKSKAAVAWAAGEPLKMEEVDVQLPKKGEVLVRIVATGVCHTDAFTLSGDDPEGIFPAILGHEGGGIVEMVGEGVTSVEVGDHVIPLYTAECGECKFCKSGKTNLCQAVRETQGKGLMPDGTSRFSINGETIFHYMGCSTFSEYTVLPEISLAKVNKEAPLDEVCLLGCGVTTGMGAVLNTAKVQEGDTVAIFGLGGIGLSAIIGARMAGAGRIIGVDINESKFDLAKQLGATDVINPQKFDKPIQEVIVEMTDGGVDYSFECIGNVNVMRQALECCHKGWGESVIIGVAGAGQEISTRPFQLVTGRVWRGSAFGGVKGRSELPEIVEKYMAGEFGLQEFITHTMGLEDVNEAFDLMHEGKSIRSVIHMDK; encoded by the coding sequence ATGGCACTTGAAATCAAACCAGGTCAAACATCGATCAAATCTAAAGCAGCTGTCGCATGGGCGGCTGGTGAACCATTAAAAATGGAAGAAGTGGATGTACAACTGCCTAAAAAAGGTGAAGTTTTAGTCCGTATCGTGGCAACTGGCGTTTGTCATACTGACGCATTTACACTGTCTGGTGACGATCCTGAAGGCATCTTCCCTGCGATTCTTGGTCACGAAGGTGGCGGTATCGTTGAAATGGTAGGTGAAGGCGTGACTAGCGTTGAAGTCGGTGATCACGTTATTCCTCTATACACAGCAGAATGTGGCGAGTGTAAGTTTTGTAAATCTGGCAAAACTAACCTTTGTCAGGCAGTACGTGAAACTCAAGGTAAAGGCCTGATGCCAGACGGTACCAGCCGCTTCTCAATCAACGGCGAAACGATTTTCCATTATATGGGCTGTTCGACGTTCTCTGAGTACACGGTACTGCCAGAAATTTCACTAGCCAAAGTAAATAAAGAAGCACCTCTAGACGAAGTGTGCCTGCTTGGCTGTGGGGTAACTACCGGTATGGGTGCAGTACTGAATACAGCGAAAGTTCAGGAAGGCGATACAGTAGCAATCTTCGGCCTGGGCGGTATCGGTCTGTCTGCAATTATCGGTGCACGTATGGCTGGTGCTGGCCGTATCATCGGTGTCGATATCAATGAGAGTAAATTCGATCTTGCCAAACAGCTTGGCGCAACTGATGTGATTAACCCTCAGAAATTCGACAAGCCAATCCAAGAAGTGATCGTTGAAATGACAGATGGCGGCGTAGATTACTCTTTCGAGTGTATCGGTAACGTGAACGTGATGCGTCAGGCTCTTGAGTGCTGTCACAAAGGCTGGGGCGAATCCGTTATCATTGGTGTAGCAGGCGCTGGCCAGGAGATTTCTACCCGTCCATTCCAACTGGTAACGGGCCGTGTATGGCGAGGCAGTGCGTTCGGTGGCGTAAAAGGCCGCTCTGAGCTTCCAGAAATTGTAGAAAAATACATGGCAGGTGAATTCGGTCTACAAGAATTCATTACTCACACGATGGGGCTTGAGGACGTCAACGAAGCATTCGACCTAATGCACGAAGGCAAGAGTATCCGTAGCGTGATTCACATGGACAAATAA
- a CDS encoding class II aldolase/adducin family protein: MRNQVSEQEWQLRVELAACYRLVAEFGWDDLIFTHISVRIPGPEHHFLINPYGMMFDEITASDLVKIDQNGNVLQDTSHSVNHAGFIIHSCIHEARHDVGCIIHTHTRAGVAVSAQKNGILPISQQSTYVLSSLAYHDYEGVAVREDEQPRLQQDLGEANFLVLRNHGLLTVGKTVADAFLSMYALETTCQIQLAAQSGGSELIHIEPKIVSSITEAVKTQGVNGSIVWPALLRKLDRIDPRYKD; encoded by the coding sequence ATGAGAAATCAAGTTAGCGAACAAGAATGGCAATTACGTGTTGAATTAGCCGCATGCTACAGGCTGGTAGCAGAATTCGGCTGGGACGACTTAATCTTTACCCACATAAGTGTACGGATTCCAGGCCCTGAGCATCATTTTCTGATCAACCCTTATGGGATGATGTTTGATGAAATCACCGCCTCCGATCTGGTTAAGATCGATCAGAATGGCAACGTGTTGCAAGACACATCCCACTCGGTAAACCATGCCGGCTTTATTATTCATAGCTGTATCCATGAGGCGCGTCATGATGTCGGTTGTATCATTCATACACATACGCGAGCTGGTGTCGCGGTCAGCGCGCAGAAAAACGGCATCTTGCCCATCAGTCAACAGTCGACTTATGTACTTTCGTCATTGGCTTACCACGACTACGAAGGCGTCGCAGTAAGAGAAGATGAACAACCACGTTTGCAGCAAGATCTGGGAGAAGCAAATTTTCTTGTGCTGCGCAATCATGGGCTACTGACGGTCGGAAAAACGGTGGCAGACGCGTTCTTGTCAATGTATGCACTGGAAACCACCTGCCAAATCCAATTAGCCGCGCAGTCTGGTGGCAGTGAGCTCATTCATATTGAACCCAAGATTGTCAGCTCGATAACAGAAGCGGTGAAAACACAGGGCGTAAATGGTTCTATCGTATGGCCAGCGTTACTTCGCAAACTGGACCGAATCGACCCACGTTACAAAGACTAA